TTCGATGTCGAATTGAACGATCCCGTCCTGCAGGTATTCTTCAAGCGGCGCCCGAAACAGAATGCTGCGTTGTATGCTCAGATGCCCGCGCCCCGTCCTTTCGATGCCAAGGCCTTCGCGCACGCCACTGTCTCCGCCGTCCGCAGCAATGACGTAGTGCGCGTCAACGTCATATTCACGCCCGCTTTGGCGGTCACGCACCGTCGCGGTCACCCCGTCGTCTCTCTCAACCAGGTCACGCAGCTCGGTGCCGAGCCGCAGTTCAGCACCCAGTTCACGGGCACGATCGCGCAGAATCGGCTCCAGTTGATCCTGAGTGATCGCCTTTGCAGTCACGGGCGAGAACTCGGCTCCATACGAACCGTCTCCTCGTGGAGTCCACGGGTGCTCCTCGAACCATGTGCCTGCGAGGCTCTGCACGCGAGCACGTCCGGGAGGCCTCATGCCTTGCAAAGATGCGGGCACGTCAATGCCGACCTGGCGAAAGTGCTCGATCGTGCGGGTGGTGAACCCGATGGCACGCGGATGCTGCGAGCTCCCCGTGTGCTTATCGATCACGATCACCGGAACGTCATGCCACGCGAGAAACACAGCGGCCGAGAGCCCGACGAGGCTTCCTCCGATGATGAGCACAGGCGTCGTGGTGGTGTCGTTGACAGTCATATGGATCTTCCTTTCGGCGGACAAGCGTGCTCCCTGAAATCCAGGAAAACACAAGTGACTAATATTTGCAAGTCACTTACATTCGCAAACGACTTAAGACTTCCGCTATGCTGTCGTCATGAGCGTCGAACCAGCCGGGCGTCGGGAGAGAAAGAACCTGCAGACCCGCCGAGCACTTGCTGAAGCCGCCTTGGTGCTCTTCATGCGCAAGGGATACGACCAGGTCAGCGTCAAAGAGATCGCCGACGCCGTGGACATCTCGGTTCCTACCTTGTTTCGGCACGTTCCCGATGGAAAAGAAGCGCTGATCTTCGACGACGGCACCGAACGCCGCGAGAGCATCCTCGCGGCAGTTCATGAGCGGCGAGACGGGCAGACCGTCATCTCGGCGCTTCACGAATTCATGGCGAGCCGCGGACCCTTCGTGGCCCACCCGTCAGCCGAACTCCGCCGACGCACAGACCTCATTGTGAGCACGAAAGCCCTGCGCGACTACTCGCGCGTGCTCTGGGTTCGCTGCGAGGCTCCGCTTGCAGACGCCATAGCCGACGAGCTTGGTCGCCCCGCCAATGACGTCACCTCGCGCGCTCTTGCGCGGTACGTCCTTGAAACTCCGGAGCTTATCAGCGCCCACGACCCTGACCCGGCGGCTGCACTTGCCGAGGTATTCGAGCTGCTCGAGCGCGGAGTTCCCCGCTCATCATCATCGCGATCGTCCTCGCCGTCGTGATTTCGCGACGAGACTCGATCGTGCCGGAGCACCCGGCCCCCACAGGCATCCCCTCCCCCGAGACGCGCTTGCCTGCGATCGAAAGGTTGCGTCAACGCAAGGTCATCGGCGCCGCCGAATACGAGGCAAAGCGTGCCGAGAGTATCGGGCGGATCTAGCTCAACCAGGTTCAGCTCGCCAGTGATGCCAGAACCTCGCGCGCCGTCCGGGGTTCACGCCCGAGCAACTCACGTAGCGTCATAGCGGTGCCAGCAAAGTATCCGCCCGCCGCAGCCTGAAAGACGCCCAGCGTGAACTGGGCAGCGCGTTCGTTTGTGCCGCCATCAACCTGAGCGCCGACCCATTCGTCAGAGTCGAGCACCGAAACATGGATGCTGCGCCCAACGAGCTCCGACACGATTATCGCAATGTCGTCGAAGGTCGGCGCACTGCTCGCCGTGAGAGTGACCGGCCCGTCGTACCGACCATCGGAGGCGAGAATCAGCGATGCAGCTTCAGCGGCATCCTCTCGAGCGGTCCACGAGACGGGGCCAGTGCCCGGCACAGTGATCACTCCCGTCTCGCGCCAGGAACCAAGCAGCCACTGGAGGGAATGCGCGTAGAAACCGTTGCGCAGCGAGGTCCAGGCAACGCCTGACTCCTCGAGCATCCACTCGGTCGCCGCATGGTCGCGAGCCGGCGCAAATGGATTCTGCGGGTGAGCTCCCTGATGACTCGTATAGAGAATGCGGCCGACTCCCGCGGCAACGGCGCCATCGATGGCTGCCCGATGCAGGCTCACGGCATTGGCCATCGGATCGCTGGACGAGACCAGCAGCAGCTGATCTGCGCCGTTGAAAGCGTGGGGAAGGGTAGCTGGATCGTCGTAGTCGGCGCGACGCACCTCGATGCCGCGGTCGGCGAATCGCTGCGCCTTCTGCGGGTCACGCACGGCGACCGCAATGGTCTCAGGCGAGTGTGTCTCGAGTAGGTGATCGACAACGGCTCCGCCGAGGGCTCCCGTTGCTCCCGTGGCGACAATCATTGATACTCCTTGTACGCATATCGTTGAGAACAGGCTTACGTTATCACTGGAATATCACCGATAGCAATATGGCGATACCATTGGATGGTGGATGACATTTCGCACAGCCCAGAACAGACAGACGCACGATCTGCGATCATCGACGCCGCGGCGCGCCTTCTGAATGACAAGGGTGCGGATGCCGTCACGACGCGACGCGTCTCCGCCGAAGCTGGCGTCCAGCCGCCAACGCTCTACCGCATTTTCGGCGACAAGAACGGCCTGCTCGATGCCGTCGCCGAGCATGTGATGGCAGAGTTCGTCGCCGCCAAGTCGGCCACCGTCAGCGCCGCGCTGGCCAACGACACAGACCCTGTCGACGATCTGCGCGCCGGATGGGAGATGCAGATCGAGTTCGGTCTGCGCAATCCCGTGCTCTTCTCGCTGGTGAATGCGCCAGAGCGCGGTTCGGCATCGCCGGCAGCACAGGCGGGACTCGAGATTCTGCAGACTCGGGTGCATCGCGTGGCGGCGGCCGGCCGTCTGAGGGTCAGCGAACGTCGGGCGGTCGACCTCATCCGGTCGGCGGGATCGGGCGTCACATTCACACTGCTGACGACACCGCCAGACGACCGCGACCCCACGCTGGGCACGGCGATGATCGACGCTGTGCTGCGCGAGATTCTTGTCGACGCACCCGAAAGGCCCCGCGACAGCCGCCACGCGACCGCCGTTGCGTTTCGTGCGATCGCGCCAGAGCTCACTGCGTTGAGCGACGCAGAGCGCGGGTTGCTCGTCGATTGGCTCGACCGCGCAATCGACGGCGAGGCCCGCTGAGCACGGTGCCGGCAGACAGGATGCTACTCCGCGCTGACCCGAGCGGACGCACGGCTCGATGTCACAGCAGAGACACGAAGGAAATCGAGTTTTGCCGCGGCATCCGACCTCGTTGCCGCCGTGTAGGCCACGATGCGCACATCAGCTCCAGCTACCGTGAACACATCGCAGTCGAGCACGACGGTGCCGATGAGTCGATTGCGCACGACCTTGCGTTCTGACCTGTGTTCGCCCACCGCACCGCCCTGCCACAGACGCGCGAACGTCGTACTCGACGTCAGAAGTTCGTCGATGAGAATCGCCACGTTGCGATCGTCAGGGTAGCGGCCACGCACGCGCCGCAGATCGGCAACGAGCGACGCAGAGAACTCTCCGGTCGTCGATACAGCGGTGATCGACCCGGCCGGCGTCACTCCGTCAATCTCTGCAAAATGCCGGCGGAGCAGATTCCACTCGCTTCCAGCGCGCAATGAGGGGTCGTCGAGCAGCGCCTCCCAGAGAGGCGTCCACGTAATGAGATCCCAGGACGCTGAGAATACCGCGAGCGGAACTTCGCCGAGACGCGCCATCAGTCGCTGGGCACCCGGTGGAACGTGAGTCGGC
The Paramicrobacterium chengjingii DNA segment above includes these coding regions:
- a CDS encoding TetR/AcrR family transcriptional regulator, which translates into the protein MVDDISHSPEQTDARSAIIDAAARLLNDKGADAVTTRRVSAEAGVQPPTLYRIFGDKNGLLDAVAEHVMAEFVAAKSATVSAALANDTDPVDDLRAGWEMQIEFGLRNPVLFSLVNAPERGSASPAAQAGLEILQTRVHRVAAAGRLRVSERRAVDLIRSAGSGVTFTLLTTPPDDRDPTLGTAMIDAVLREILVDAPERPRDSRHATAVAFRAIAPELTALSDAERGLLVDWLDRAIDGEAR
- a CDS encoding helix-turn-helix transcriptional regulator is translated as MDAAHGDLGPMLRLWRDRLSPVDVSLPVGNGRRSPGLRREELAALAGVSVDYLVRLEQGRARRPSEQVATSLARALQLSDAERDHLYILAGLLPPSPRTVPTHVPPGAQRLMARLGEVPLAVFSASWDLITWTPLWEALLDDPSLRAGSEWNLLRRHFAEIDGVTPAGSITAVSTTGEFSASLVADLRRVRGRYPDDRNVAILIDELLTSSTTFARLWQGGAVGEHRSERKVVRNRLIGTVVLDCDVFTVAGADVRIVAYTAATRSDAAAKLDFLRVSAVTSSRASARVSAE
- a CDS encoding SDR family oxidoreductase; its protein translation is MIVATGATGALGGAVVDHLLETHSPETIAVAVRDPQKAQRFADRGIEVRRADYDDPATLPHAFNGADQLLLVSSSDPMANAVSLHRAAIDGAVAAGVGRILYTSHQGAHPQNPFAPARDHAATEWMLEESGVAWTSLRNGFYAHSLQWLLGSWRETGVITVPGTGPVSWTAREDAAEAASLILASDGRYDGPVTLTASSAPTFDDIAIIVSELVGRSIHVSVLDSDEWVGAQVDGGTNERAAQFTLGVFQAAAGGYFAGTAMTLRELLGREPRTAREVLASLAS
- a CDS encoding TetR/AcrR family transcriptional regulator, which translates into the protein MSVEPAGRRERKNLQTRRALAEAALVLFMRKGYDQVSVKEIADAVDISVPTLFRHVPDGKEALIFDDGTERRESILAAVHERRDGQTVISALHEFMASRGPFVAHPSAELRRRTDLIVSTKALRDYSRVLWVRCEAPLADAIADELGRPANDVTSRALARYVLETPELISAHDPDPAAALAEVFELLERGVPRSSSSRSSSPS